A part of Curtobacterium sp. MCLR17_036 genomic DNA contains:
- a CDS encoding luciferase family protein — MITTPRPGARPTVSDEGPQRQLTDRATPERWGRLLAGALALPDVVEGHSQVSPVSSRALFLRDRSEHVVPWSSLAPEGRLEPVHLHGVDDTSVHLCLPAERGRQLTELGWAIPHQYEDFGTEFLVYGPRDDDEVAVVLSVIEESLAFARDPGDERPAHSPT, encoded by the coding sequence GTGATCACGACACCTCGACCCGGTGCCCGTCCGACCGTCTCGGACGAGGGACCGCAGCGCCAGCTCACCGACCGCGCCACCCCGGAGCGGTGGGGCCGCCTGCTCGCCGGGGCGCTCGCCCTGCCCGACGTGGTCGAGGGCCACAGCCAGGTGTCCCCGGTGTCGTCCCGTGCCCTGTTCCTGCGGGACCGCTCCGAGCACGTCGTGCCGTGGAGTTCGCTGGCGCCGGAGGGCCGGCTCGAACCGGTGCACCTGCACGGTGTCGACGACACCTCGGTGCACCTCTGCCTGCCGGCGGAGCGTGGTCGGCAGCTCACCGAGCTCGGCTGGGCGATCCCGCACCAGTACGAGGACTTCGGCACCGAGTTCCTGGTCTACGGCCCGCGGGACGACGACGAGGTCGCGGTCGTCCTGTCGGTCATCGAGGAGAGCCTGGCCTTCGCCCGCGACCCCGGAGACGAGCGGCCGGCCCACAGCCCGACGTGA
- a CDS encoding PadR family transcriptional regulator — protein MSTTELREPAFWVLTSLTGGRRHGYAIIQAAAELSDGRTTLAVTTLYATLERLEQAGLVRGDGDEVVGGRLRRYFVITDEGRQRLSDEAARLDAKLRVLRSRLTTPGATGTPRTAGGAA, from the coding sequence ATGAGCACGACCGAACTCCGTGAACCCGCCTTCTGGGTCCTGACCAGCCTGACCGGCGGTCGCCGACACGGCTACGCGATCATCCAGGCGGCCGCCGAGCTGTCCGACGGCCGGACGACACTCGCGGTCACCACGCTGTACGCCACGCTCGAGCGCCTCGAGCAGGCCGGCCTGGTGCGCGGCGACGGCGACGAGGTCGTCGGTGGTCGCCTGCGGCGGTACTTCGTGATCACCGACGAGGGCCGCCAGCGGCTCTCCGACGAGGCAGCGCGACTCGACGCGAAGCTCCGGGTCCTGCGGAGCCGCCTGACGACGCCGGGCGCGACCGGTACTCCGCGCACCGCCGGGGGAGCGGCATGA
- a CDS encoding ABC transporter ATP-binding protein encodes MIEVDHLTKQYGPKTAVDDVSFVVRPGSVTGFLGPNGAGKSTTMRMIMGLDEPTSGRAIVNGRPYRTFRDPLRQVGALLEAKAVHSGRSAYNHLLSLAATHGIPKSRVHEVIDMTGLDAVAKKRVGGFSLGMGQRLGIAAALLGDPKTLILDEPVNGLDPDGVVWVRQLARRMAADGRTVFLSSHLMSEMAQTADRVVVLGRGKVLADAPIAEFVAGANAASGVGADGTPNGGGSRVVVRTPSPDQLFHAIGPNASVTQREDGSFLVVGPDAPTVGTIAAQAGVVLHELTPTGASLEEAYMALTRDDVEYRSEGTR; translated from the coding sequence GTGATCGAAGTCGACCATCTCACCAAACAGTACGGTCCCAAGACCGCCGTGGACGACGTCTCCTTCGTCGTCCGCCCCGGTAGCGTGACCGGCTTCCTCGGCCCGAACGGTGCCGGGAAGTCCACCACGATGCGCATGATCATGGGCCTCGACGAGCCCACGTCGGGGCGGGCGATCGTGAACGGCCGGCCGTACCGGACGTTCCGCGACCCGCTGCGGCAGGTCGGCGCGCTGCTCGAGGCGAAGGCGGTGCACTCCGGACGGAGCGCGTACAACCACCTGCTCTCGCTCGCCGCGACGCACGGCATCCCGAAGTCCCGCGTGCACGAGGTCATCGACATGACCGGCCTCGACGCGGTCGCGAAGAAGCGCGTCGGCGGGTTCTCGCTCGGCATGGGGCAGCGTCTGGGAATCGCTGCCGCACTGCTCGGCGACCCGAAGACCCTCATCCTCGACGAGCCGGTCAACGGTCTCGACCCGGACGGCGTCGTGTGGGTCCGGCAGCTCGCCCGGCGGATGGCCGCCGACGGCCGCACCGTCTTCCTCTCCAGCCACCTCATGAGCGAGATGGCGCAGACCGCCGACCGCGTCGTCGTGCTCGGCCGCGGCAAGGTGCTCGCGGACGCCCCGATCGCCGAGTTCGTCGCGGGCGCGAACGCCGCCTCGGGCGTCGGCGCCGACGGCACCCCGAACGGCGGCGGCAGCCGCGTCGTCGTCCGCACGCCGTCGCCCGACCAGCTCTTCCACGCCATCGGGCCGAACGCGTCGGTCACGCAGCGCGAGGACGGCTCGTTCCTCGTCGTCGGCCCGGACGCCCCGACCGTCGGCACCATCGCCGCGCAGGCGGGCGTCGTCCTGCACGAACTCACCCCGACCGGCGCGAGCCTCGAGGAGGCCTACATGGCCCTCACCCGCGACGACGTCGAGTACCGATCGGAGGGCACCCGATGA
- a CDS encoding ABC transporter permease, whose protein sequence is MTATAPAHKTVPDSVGLSFPRLVRSEWIKFRSIRSTVWCFAIIAVVTIGMAALVGQAVNSGGTDVPTEQANASFVLINTVSVNLTALVVGVLGVLIISGEYGTGQIRSTFTADPGRVGVLLAKATVLAVATFVVSVVATAIGALLALALQASNGAHPEVGDPAVFMPILGASVLVTLVALLAFGIGLLVKSSAAGIAITLGLMLVVPTILQLAAALTNADWLLDLSQFLPLQAGAQLITYSSGAPAPEQTGIVLNGWGGFGVLAAEVVVVGALALVVTRRRDV, encoded by the coding sequence ATGACCGCCACCGCGCCCGCCCACAAGACCGTCCCCGACTCCGTCGGGCTGTCGTTCCCCCGGCTCGTCCGGAGCGAGTGGATCAAGTTCCGCAGCATCCGCTCCACCGTCTGGTGCTTCGCGATCATCGCGGTCGTCACCATCGGCATGGCGGCCCTCGTGGGCCAGGCCGTGAACAGCGGCGGCACCGACGTCCCCACCGAGCAGGCGAACGCCAGCTTCGTGCTCATCAACACGGTGAGCGTGAACCTGACGGCGCTCGTCGTCGGCGTGCTCGGCGTGCTCATCATCTCCGGTGAGTACGGCACCGGTCAGATCCGCTCGACGTTCACCGCGGACCCGGGCCGAGTCGGCGTGCTGCTCGCGAAGGCCACCGTGCTGGCCGTCGCGACGTTCGTCGTCAGCGTGGTCGCGACGGCGATCGGCGCGCTCCTGGCCCTCGCCCTGCAGGCCTCGAACGGCGCCCACCCCGAGGTCGGCGACCCGGCGGTCTTCATGCCGATCCTCGGCGCGTCCGTCCTCGTCACGCTCGTCGCCCTGCTCGCGTTCGGCATCGGCCTGCTCGTCAAGTCGAGCGCCGCCGGCATCGCGATCACGCTCGGCCTCATGCTGGTCGTCCCGACGATCCTGCAGCTGGCCGCCGCGCTCACGAACGCCGACTGGCTGCTGGACCTGTCGCAGTTCCTGCCCCTGCAGGCCGGTGCGCAGCTCATCACCTACTCGAGCGGCGCACCGGCCCCCGAGCAGACCGGCATCGTCCTGAACGGCTGGGGCGGCTTCGGCGTCCTCGCGGCCGAGGTCGTCGTCGTGGGGGCACTCGCCCTCGTGGTCACCCGCCGACGCGACGTCTGA
- a CDS encoding GAF domain-containing serine/threonine-protein kinase, whose protein sequence is MHQLHIPACGTDREGSMTTTEEHDARTPLLDGRYRLEQAIGQGGMSVVYRAVDESLHRPVAVKVFHSGIVDIARQEAELGVLASLEHHNLVSLLDAGVVAGQDGSQQRYIVMALVVGQDLEERLAVGPLASRHIAEIGYDMAEALHYIHAHGVVHRDIKPSNILLVDYGNDSDRARARLTDFGIALAAGVERLTADGVTTGTAAYLSPEQARGADVGPASDVYSLGLVLLQCFTRRREFPGSLVESAVARLSRDPVVPEPLPEHWKRLLTAMTAQDPAARPLGADLVAQLRDVVIAETAGADHVVDASDRSAAPAAADAPADTGHPATLDTLPDEALHRTTAMAARLFDAPIALVEVIDEDRAWSQSYIAEGVDDAARNINFRNGFAPVPVPVVIPDGSTHPEMQHSPLVTGPLGIRFYVSVPLVKHDGSPIGTLAVLDTKPRQATEGDLANLHDLAALAVTQLELRQESLRATSDSLPVARTDTTRLSRP, encoded by the coding sequence ATGCATCAGCTGCACATCCCTGCGTGCGGCACCGACCGCGAGGGCTCGATGACCACCACCGAGGAGCACGACGCGAGGACGCCGCTCCTCGACGGCCGCTACCGGCTCGAACAGGCCATCGGCCAGGGCGGGATGTCCGTCGTCTACCGTGCCGTGGACGAGAGCCTGCACCGCCCCGTCGCCGTCAAGGTCTTCCACTCGGGGATCGTCGACATCGCCCGGCAGGAAGCCGAGCTCGGCGTCCTCGCCTCGCTCGAGCACCACAACCTCGTCAGCCTGCTCGACGCCGGCGTCGTCGCGGGCCAGGACGGCAGCCAGCAGCGGTACATCGTCATGGCGCTCGTCGTCGGACAGGACCTCGAGGAACGCCTGGCCGTCGGCCCCCTCGCCTCGCGGCACATCGCCGAGATCGGCTACGACATGGCCGAGGCACTGCACTACATCCACGCCCACGGCGTCGTGCACCGCGACATCAAGCCGTCGAACATCCTGCTCGTCGACTACGGCAACGACTCCGACCGCGCCCGGGCCCGACTGACCGACTTCGGCATCGCGCTCGCCGCCGGCGTCGAACGTCTCACCGCCGACGGCGTGACCACCGGCACCGCCGCCTACCTCAGCCCCGAGCAGGCCCGCGGCGCCGACGTCGGACCGGCGAGCGACGTGTACTCGCTCGGCCTCGTCCTGCTGCAGTGCTTCACCCGGCGCCGCGAGTTCCCCGGCTCGCTCGTCGAGTCCGCCGTCGCGCGGCTCTCCCGCGACCCGGTCGTGCCCGAACCGCTGCCCGAGCACTGGAAGCGGCTGCTCACCGCGATGACCGCGCAGGACCCGGCGGCCCGTCCGCTCGGCGCCGACCTGGTCGCGCAGCTCCGCGACGTCGTCATCGCCGAGACCGCCGGCGCCGACCACGTCGTCGACGCGTCGGACCGGTCGGCAGCACCCGCTGCGGCCGACGCCCCGGCCGACACCGGACACCCCGCCACGCTCGACACCCTGCCCGACGAGGCACTGCACCGCACCACCGCGATGGCCGCCCGCCTGTTCGACGCGCCGATCGCCCTGGTCGAGGTCATCGACGAGGACCGTGCCTGGTCGCAGTCCTACATCGCCGAGGGCGTCGACGACGCGGCGCGCAACATCAACTTCCGGAACGGCTTCGCCCCGGTGCCGGTGCCCGTGGTGATCCCGGACGGGTCCACGCACCCGGAGATGCAGCACAGCCCGCTCGTCACCGGGCCGCTCGGCATCCGGTTCTACGTCAGCGTCCCGCTCGTCAAGCACGACGGGTCGCCGATCGGCACCCTCGCCGTGCTCGACACGAAGCCCCGCCAGGCGACCGAGGGCGACCTCGCCAACCTGCACGACCTGGCAGCCCTCGCGGTCACGCAGCTCGAGCTCCGGCAGGAGTCGCTCCGCGCGACGAGCGACTCGCTGCCCGTCGCCCGGACGGACACGACGCGGCTCAGCCGTCCGTGA
- a CDS encoding tetratricopeptide repeat protein has protein sequence MSTGAWEDRVAALWDDETVDGEQRIERMRELADTAPHPAVGAFELGGAFDSGGHEADAHEHYAAATAAGLADVDPVRAARMVVQHASTLRNLGRADEAIAMLREAPEHPSTGVAPRVFLALALHSAGRQDEALRVAIEAVEPTLPRYNRSVRNYAAALTDG, from the coding sequence ATGAGCACCGGAGCCTGGGAAGACCGCGTCGCCGCCCTCTGGGACGACGAGACCGTCGACGGCGAGCAGCGCATCGAGCGGATGCGCGAACTCGCGGACACCGCGCCGCACCCCGCTGTCGGCGCGTTCGAGCTCGGCGGCGCGTTCGACTCGGGCGGCCACGAGGCCGATGCACACGAGCACTACGCGGCCGCGACGGCCGCCGGTTTGGCCGACGTCGACCCCGTGCGCGCCGCCCGGATGGTCGTGCAGCACGCGTCGACGCTCCGCAACCTCGGACGGGCGGACGAGGCGATCGCGATGCTGCGGGAGGCTCCCGAGCACCCGTCGACCGGGGTCGCTCCGCGGGTGTTCCTCGCCCTCGCGCTGCACAGCGCCGGGCGGCAGGACGAGGCGCTCCGCGTCGCGATCGAGGCCGTCGAGCCGACGCTGCCGCGGTACAACCGGTCGGTGCGGAACTACGCGGCGGCGCTCACGGACGGCTGA
- a CDS encoding DUF6807 family protein: MVDVEGARSLSVVGVVVASAVDGTGMPTALAPRPYLHPVRTLGGTVVSAHRPPDHAWHCGVGVAIPDLDGVNCWGGPTYVHGAGYVHRDDHGRVDVRRTRRDGPGLVHDLVWRGPEGAELLLEERRLGWRGVADGWELTWTSAFRCPGDVEVRLGSPGSNGRAGAGYGGFTWRFPACSAVRVRTEHASGEAATHGSLAPWIEWRAAFPGGDAVVRIEALDHDDPWFVRVAEYPALGSALAWDEPVRVRPGSPLVRSFRATVRDA; encoded by the coding sequence GTGGTCGACGTCGAGGGTGCGCGTTCGCTGTCGGTCGTCGGCGTGGTGGTCGCTTCCGCCGTCGACGGCACCGGGATGCCCACCGCGCTCGCGCCGCGCCCGTACCTGCACCCGGTGCGGACGCTCGGTGGCACGGTCGTCAGCGCGCACCGACCACCCGACCACGCGTGGCACTGCGGGGTCGGCGTCGCGATCCCCGACCTCGACGGCGTGAACTGCTGGGGCGGACCGACCTACGTGCACGGAGCCGGGTACGTCCACCGGGACGACCACGGTCGGGTCGACGTCCGGCGCACCCGTCGGGACGGCCCCGGGCTCGTGCACGACCTCGTCTGGCGGGGACCGGAGGGGGCCGAGCTGCTGCTCGAGGAACGACGCCTGGGGTGGCGAGGGGTCGCCGACGGGTGGGAGCTGACCTGGACGTCGGCGTTCCGGTGCCCCGGCGACGTCGAGGTCCGGCTCGGCAGCCCGGGCAGCAACGGTCGCGCGGGCGCCGGGTACGGCGGGTTCACGTGGCGGTTCCCGGCGTGCTCCGCCGTGCGGGTGCGGACCGAGCACGCCTCGGGAGAAGCCGCGACGCACGGGTCGCTGGCGCCGTGGATCGAGTGGCGCGCCGCGTTCCCGGGCGGGGACGCCGTGGTCCGGATCGAGGCCCTCGACCACGACGACCCCTGGTTCGTGCGCGTGGCCGAGTACCCCGCGCTCGGCTCGGCGCTCGCGTGGGACGAGCCCGTGCGGGTGCGCCCGGGGTCGCCGCTCGTGCGGTCGTTCCGGGCGACGGTGCGGGACGCGTGA
- a CDS encoding class I SAM-dependent methyltransferase, giving the protein MHAPQESPADARDWWEARYAERDGIWSGRVNAVLAAVAPTLPTGRALDLGCGEGGDVVWLAQQGWDAVGVDLSVTALERGSRAAVSADVEERTAFVAADLATWDTAERFALVTASFLQSWPVVIPRDAILRRAAGFVAVGGHLLVTAHAAPPHGDLPEELRGFRFPTPQADLEAVGVDDTWQVAAAELRERTASTEDGRAHDVVDSVVLVRRLR; this is encoded by the coding sequence ATGCACGCACCCCAGGAGTCCCCCGCCGACGCCCGCGACTGGTGGGAGGCCCGCTACGCCGAACGCGACGGCATCTGGTCGGGGCGGGTGAACGCGGTGCTCGCCGCCGTGGCGCCGACGCTGCCGACCGGTCGTGCGCTCGACCTCGGCTGCGGCGAGGGCGGCGACGTCGTCTGGCTCGCGCAGCAGGGCTGGGACGCCGTCGGGGTCGACCTGTCCGTGACCGCGCTGGAACGCGGGTCGCGTGCCGCGGTGTCGGCGGACGTCGAGGAGCGGACCGCGTTCGTGGCCGCTGACCTGGCGACGTGGGACACGGCGGAGCGGTTCGCACTCGTCACCGCGTCGTTCCTGCAGTCGTGGCCGGTGGTGATCCCGCGTGACGCGATCCTGCGGCGCGCTGCGGGGTTCGTGGCCGTCGGCGGCCACCTGCTCGTCACGGCGCACGCGGCGCCACCGCACGGCGACCTGCCCGAGGAGCTCCGGGGCTTCCGGTTCCCGACGCCGCAGGCCGACCTCGAGGCGGTCGGGGTCGACGACACGTGGCAGGTGGCGGCGGCGGAGCTCCGGGAGCGGACGGCCTCCACCGAGGACGGTCGCGCGCACGACGTGGTGGACAGCGTGGTGCTGGTCCGACGGTTGCGCTGA
- a CDS encoding DUF1648 domain-containing protein — protein MTTRPMGTGTRLAVVTPGLAVVAGVVLATLASAGNLPDRMPIHFRSDGTADGWSSPWPVFWVTLLVTVGVAVLGFVALRMRDRRTAATTLLVAGLVSGSAGTAWVVLVRAATVGDGVLPMWWGAVFLAVTAAVAAVPAAALVRVAAPVPAHEVAPLPVGPATRVAWRSRVGSRWFAALGAVLVGVGIGTVVATVVNDVGGAVVSGVVLAVAGFAVLSLARVEVTVDRRGLRLTTSVTRIPLMRVPLERIEGCGCEDVSPGQWGGWGYRFSGRGVAYVVRSGPGLVARLRGGQARVVTVPDAASGAAVLGALLAARTAD, from the coding sequence ATGACCACGCGACCGATGGGGACCGGGACACGGCTGGCGGTGGTGACACCCGGACTGGCCGTGGTGGCCGGGGTGGTGCTGGCCACGCTCGCGTCGGCGGGCAACCTGCCGGACCGGATGCCGATCCACTTCCGTTCGGACGGCACCGCCGACGGCTGGAGTTCGCCGTGGCCGGTGTTCTGGGTCACCCTGCTCGTCACGGTCGGCGTCGCGGTGCTCGGCTTCGTCGCGCTGCGCATGCGGGACCGGCGGACGGCGGCGACGACGCTGCTCGTCGCCGGGCTGGTGTCCGGGAGCGCCGGCACCGCGTGGGTGGTCCTGGTCCGTGCGGCGACCGTCGGCGACGGCGTGCTGCCGATGTGGTGGGGTGCGGTGTTCCTGGCCGTGACCGCGGCGGTGGCCGCCGTCCCGGCCGCCGCGCTGGTGCGCGTCGCTGCGCCGGTGCCCGCGCACGAGGTCGCTCCCCTGCCCGTCGGCCCCGCGACCCGTGTGGCCTGGCGCTCGCGGGTCGGCAGCCGCTGGTTCGCCGCGCTCGGCGCCGTGCTCGTCGGGGTCGGCATCGGCACGGTCGTCGCGACCGTGGTGAACGACGTCGGGGGCGCTGTCGTGTCCGGTGTCGTGCTGGCGGTCGCCGGGTTCGCGGTGCTCTCGCTCGCGCGCGTCGAGGTCACCGTCGACCGGCGCGGCCTGCGCCTGACGACGTCGGTCACGCGCATCCCGCTCATGCGGGTGCCGCTGGAACGCATCGAGGGCTGCGGCTGCGAGGACGTCTCCCCCGGTCAGTGGGGCGGCTGGGGCTACCGGTTCTCGGGTCGGGGCGTCGCCTACGTCGTGCGCTCCGGGCCGGGGCTCGTCGCCCGGCTGCGGGGAGGGCAGGCGCGCGTGGTGACGGTGCCGGACGCCGCGAGCGGGGCCGCCGTGCTCGGCGCGCTGCTCGCCGCACGCACGGCCGACTGA
- a CDS encoding GntR family transcriptional regulator, whose translation MLITVDPGARATLAEQVAAQIRHAIARGELASGERLPSARDLAASVDVNVHTVLRAYAQLQDDGLIELRRGRGATVLRSGNASFDRLRGLVDELRDQAETLGVPLDDLFTMIKGAR comes from the coding sequence ATGTTGATCACCGTCGATCCCGGGGCCCGCGCGACGCTCGCCGAGCAGGTCGCCGCCCAGATCCGGCACGCGATCGCCCGTGGCGAGCTCGCGAGCGGGGAACGGCTGCCGTCCGCCCGTGACCTCGCCGCATCGGTCGACGTCAACGTGCACACGGTGTTGCGCGCCTACGCGCAGCTCCAGGACGACGGGCTGATCGAGCTGCGGCGGGGCCGCGGCGCGACGGTCCTGCGGTCGGGCAACGCCTCGTTCGACCGGCTCCGCGGACTCGTCGACGAGCTCCGCGACCAGGCCGAGACGCTCGGCGTCCCGCTCGACGACCTGTTCACGATGATCAAGGGGGCACGATGA
- a CDS encoding C40 family peptidase → MGRHALAAAAVDDHQPARATPNAVSAPVRQATQATRSGQPLRPRGRRSALGPAAARSTFVEHPAPARTVRMQPRPTVTSSAGAAVLSRTAALRAERAADPRHLRRAANAKRAAVLLAPALAVTSSLTLALPANAATPDDSAQQGTTTSQSVPSAQSFTVAHDVEVPVVSTDGMTTTTTIVSYPTLDLRFGVTTAQAQSALSAALSGGGDRATIVATALQYMGDPYVEGGASHEGIDCSGLTMVAYAAVGIPLVHYVPTQDAAATTIPESEALPGDLVVYDDEDHVGLYLGQGLVLQAPHPGEVVDIVPMYSAAHHFARVLPAGS, encoded by the coding sequence ATGGGACGCCACGCACTGGCAGCAGCCGCAGTCGACGACCACCAGCCAGCCCGAGCGACGCCGAACGCGGTGTCCGCGCCGGTGCGGCAGGCGACGCAGGCGACCCGCTCCGGGCAGCCGCTCCGGCCCCGTGGCCGGCGTTCGGCCCTCGGTCCTGCTGCTGCCCGCTCCACGTTCGTCGAGCACCCCGCGCCGGCCAGGACCGTGCGCATGCAGCCGCGGCCGACCGTCACGTCGTCCGCAGGCGCCGCAGTCCTCAGCCGGACCGCTGCCCTCCGTGCCGAGCGGGCCGCCGACCCCCGGCACCTCCGCCGTGCGGCCAACGCCAAGCGGGCCGCCGTCCTGCTCGCCCCCGCCCTCGCGGTGACCTCGAGCCTGACCCTGGCGCTCCCGGCGAACGCGGCCACGCCGGACGACTCCGCGCAGCAGGGGACCACGACGTCGCAGTCGGTCCCGTCCGCGCAGTCCTTCACGGTCGCCCACGACGTCGAGGTGCCCGTGGTCTCGACCGACGGCATGACGACCACGACGACGATCGTCTCCTACCCGACGCTCGACCTGCGGTTCGGCGTGACCACCGCGCAGGCGCAGTCGGCCCTGTCCGCGGCGCTGTCCGGCGGCGGCGACCGGGCCACCATCGTCGCGACGGCGCTGCAGTACATGGGGGACCCGTACGTCGAGGGCGGTGCGAGCCACGAGGGCATCGACTGCTCCGGGCTGACGATGGTCGCCTACGCGGCGGTCGGCATCCCGCTCGTGCACTACGTCCCGACGCAGGACGCCGCGGCGACGACGATCCCGGAGTCCGAGGCGCTGCCCGGTGACCTCGTCGTGTACGACGACGAGGACCACGTCGGCCTGTACCTCGGCCAGGGACTCGTGCTGCAGGCCCCGCACCCCGGCGAGGTCGTCGACATCGTGCCGATGTACTCGGCCGCGCACCACTTCGCACGGGTGCTGCCCGCGGGGAGCTGA
- the rlmN gene encoding 23S rRNA (adenine(2503)-C(2))-methyltransferase RlmN, with protein sequence MASDTRTPFEQQQSARPQVRPRTEGWKQATDTDGRPLLQFASPKRGKPPVHLADLTPEERIARVQELGLPGFRAKQLATHYFTHYTSDPADMTDLPAAQREQLVAGMLPPLLTETRRLATDKGDTIKFLWKLHDGALVESVLMRYPGRITLCVSSQAGCGMNCPFCATGQAGLTRNMSTAEIIEQIVRANAAIAAGELGGDPRKGGKDRVDAERVTNIVFMGMGEPLANYKRVMDAVRLMVAPQPNGLGMSARGITVSTVGLVPAINKLAEEDIPITFALSLHAPDDELRDELIPVNSRWKADEAIDAAHNYFVKTGRRVSIEYALIKDMNDHAWRADLLAEKLNKRGKGWVHVNPIPLNPTPGSVWTSSEVHVQDEFVRRLNAAGIPTTLRDTRGKEIDGACGQLAAAE encoded by the coding sequence ATGGCCTCCGACACCCGTACCCCGTTCGAACAGCAGCAGTCTGCTCGTCCGCAGGTCCGCCCCCGCACCGAGGGCTGGAAGCAGGCCACCGACACCGACGGCCGGCCGCTCCTGCAGTTCGCGTCCCCGAAGCGGGGCAAGCCGCCCGTGCACCTCGCCGACCTGACCCCCGAGGAACGCATCGCACGCGTGCAGGAGCTCGGGCTGCCCGGGTTCCGCGCCAAGCAGCTGGCGACCCACTACTTCACGCACTACACGTCCGACCCGGCCGACATGACCGACCTGCCCGCCGCCCAGCGGGAGCAGCTCGTCGCCGGGATGCTGCCGCCGCTCCTCACCGAGACCCGGCGTCTCGCGACGGACAAGGGCGACACGATCAAGTTCCTCTGGAAGCTGCACGACGGCGCCCTGGTCGAGTCGGTGCTCATGCGGTACCCGGGCCGGATCACGCTCTGCGTCTCGTCGCAGGCCGGGTGCGGCATGAACTGCCCGTTCTGCGCCACCGGCCAGGCGGGGCTGACCCGCAACATGTCCACCGCCGAGATCATCGAGCAGATCGTCCGGGCCAACGCAGCGATCGCCGCCGGTGAGCTCGGGGGCGATCCCCGCAAGGGCGGCAAGGACCGCGTCGACGCCGAGCGCGTGACCAACATCGTGTTCATGGGCATGGGGGAGCCGCTCGCGAACTACAAGCGGGTGATGGACGCCGTGCGGTTGATGGTCGCGCCGCAGCCGAACGGCCTCGGCATGAGCGCCCGCGGCATCACCGTCTCGACCGTCGGACTCGTGCCGGCGATCAACAAGCTGGCGGAGGAGGACATCCCGATCACCTTCGCACTGTCCCTGCACGCCCCTGATGACGAACTGCGCGACGAGCTCATCCCGGTGAACTCCCGGTGGAAGGCCGACGAGGCGATCGACGCCGCCCACAACTACTTCGTCAAGACCGGCCGACGTGTCTCGATCGAGTACGCGCTCATCAAGGACATGAACGACCACGCCTGGCGTGCCGACCTGCTCGCCGAGAAGCTCAACAAGCGCGGCAAGGGCTGGGTGCACGTCAACCCGATCCCGCTCAACCCGACGCCGGGCTCGGTGTGGACCTCGTCCGAGGTGCACGTGCAGGACGAGTTCGTCCGCCGGCTCAACGCCGCCGGCATCCCGACGACCCTGCGCGACACCCGCGGCAAGGAGATCGACGGGGCCTGCGGGCAGCTGGCCGCGGCCGAGTAG